Genomic segment of Eupeodes corollae chromosome 2, idEupCoro1.1, whole genome shotgun sequence:
GCCACGTTTTGAATGTAATGTATAACGCGACTGAGTGTTTCGTCTGTTTTAGTATGTTCTGCGATGATTTCTGCGCTTAGTGGAAAATCTGAGATAACTAACTCTTAAATATGGTcaactgtaaacatttttttctctctgttATCAAATTCAATATCATCTTCCATGGGTAGGCGTGATAAGACTTGCATGATTCTTTGTTGCCCAACGTTGAAGCCGATAAAGAGTCATAACCGATAGTTTTTTTGATGGGTGGAAAGAGTGACAAGTGCTTGATGATCAGTGAGCAAAATGAACTAACTTCTAATGAGTTAATAATATCCAACTATTTAACATTGACAAATTTGGCAAACTtatttctgtagaacaaaagaATTAATTCAGCTCTGTGCGATTTACTGTTGGCCAGATACTCTTAAAAACCATTTtcgattttcttgatttttcttaCCATGAAGAAAATCACtgaaacatttattattataaactttcatcttaaatttttgacatttctcttttgtctttttgctttgttttcgtTTAACTAACAATTTGCATCACATTGATCTCGAAATTGGTGCGAGTGACAGGGTTGCGATTCAAAATAAGTTGAACATAATGTCAGATCGTGTTACCGACAATCGTTCAACTTCCTTTTGTTGGATTTGGTGATAACAAAAGTTTGGAAATCAATTAAAACTGTCACTTTCAAACGATTGCCAGATTTTGTCTCAATCTTGTGTTACAATTTAATTGTCagattgttatttaaaaaatcttttttaaaaattgtcaggGGTAGGATTATCAGTTTGGAGATGTTTGTTAAGGAAAAATATGGTTGATCCATATCGTCTATAGTcgtttatataattatttttattttttttttcataataatgtTGACACTTAGTAAtaaatgagaatcaacaagaacgaagAGCGAAGTTTTCTTATGTATTTATTGAATATTCAATACGAAGAAAACTACTTTAATTCCTTTGATTTTGAACTCAGGATTTGTTAAATCCTGAGTCCAATTTGaccttcaaaaaaaagtattaagcaAATGTTTATTTCGAAAATGATTGATACTTCGAAAAGATTGATTCGTTTAAAATCTgagacgattttttttttcattttctgcgGAATTTTGTGCGGCGGTATTCTGAGCTACGGGATTTCGTTATGTACCCATGTACAACTAAACTGTATAAATTTTATGGTTCAGGACCCCTATGAGCCCTTCCTTCCTTTCTTCCTTGGATCCACAAATGTTCTATAGCCTTAAAGAATTGAAACTTGTTGAGGTCCATATCCTCGACTAACTCAAACATACCAATCTATAGTTTCTTTTTCTGTGTTAAGTGGTTCTGAAATGAAATATTGGAAATCGGCAGAGTTTATTTCTAATAACAAGGTGTATTCGTATTGCTTGGGATTTTGTCTGCGCACTGTCGTGGGGTTTAATCAGaaaaaccttgaaaaaaagtcttttaggaggaatgtaattttaaaagtaaacgacGGAAATTTGTCTACTGGATTTTTTATACTGATATGAGGAGTGATAAAACAAACATAACTTCTTAGAAAACCCCAAGCTTCAAAATATAGACTTACCAGTTAACacctattttaaatttgttttaacaagTATTATGACGTTTACCGCTTTTGTATAGCCTCTAACTGCCTATAGACAAATTTAAACACATATGTGTAACTAACAATGAAAAATACGTGTATTTatactgaattctttattttttggtagCTTTTAAATTCTTCTTGACTTGTCCTTTGTCTTTAAAGCTTATCTCTTGTTGTactcaaaaatgtttgctgtttttaaCACGGATATTTAAACTTGtcatctttaaaaaactataaaatattgtttttctttaattttaaaatgttggtaattttcatttttaaagttctcttATAATTGctattttgtcaattttatttcttcaaaaaatgttaatttttttctatttttaaaaacttatttttgttaagtaagATCCAATTCagataaataaaagattttcaaattttagttaGACCCACAAGACGAAGGAATAGACAGTGGCGGAGGCCATCAAATAGGAATTATCTCACCGATTTGGAATGAACATAGAACCAACAACTGATGCTCCTCTGATTTTCTGCGTCAACTAACAAAAACGAATGTCTTATTTTTATGTCTTAAATTGAGactgaatttttgaattgacaaatatttgttttccaaatttaatatCATTATTTCAAGGAATTGTATTTCAGATTTTTAAATAGGTATGCACaaatacttttcaatatttcaaaattcatcactttttccttcgagtttttatattttgattcctttttaataaattgtaattaattttaatatgttttgttttaatgttaaataatatttgtttgcttttaaaaaaaaattgcttatattttctttttttgtgtttttttttgtttctttgtttttctttcttttcgtaTATCTTCTGCTTATCATTTGTGTTGcgcaaaaatgaaaacaaaaaaaaaaaactccaacttATATGTTGTGTCGAACATCACAGACGAAAATGGACCGGACAGTGTAGCTTCCCATTCTCCATCTCATAACCAAGGTCCATCCGTACCATCGGCACCCTCATATCACGATAGCGGTAGTAAtagtggtggtggtggaggATTTAATGGATTCTCAGCTGGCGGCCATAGCTTGTACCCAACCTTACCAAATAGCAATCCTAACCCACAACCAAATCCCCCAAATCATTATCCCAATCCAGCTAATGGAGGATATCAGCCCTACAATCCGTATCCATCAGGAGGATACCAGCCAGCGCCACCTGCCGGTGGTGGTTATCCAGGCTATCAAGGAGGTGGTGGTTATGGCGGTGGTGGCAACGGCGGTTatggtggtggtggtgcttATGGTGGCGGTGCTGGAGGTTACAATCCCCAACGTCCACAGCCCGGGCAGAAGGAAAAGAGCGAAGGAGGTGGCTTCTTCTCGAACTTCCTGTCAAATCCGTTGGTCAACCAAGCGGTAACTGGCATCATCTCCGGGCAAATCTCGAAGGCTCTGTCTGGTGGTGGCGGTGCTAATGGTGGCAATGGCGGTAATCAGCCTTCAGGTGGATATGCACCATCCGGTGGTTATGGACAAGGTGGTTCGACCAGTGGCAGCTCAGGAAGCAATTTCTTGGGTGGTCTTCTAGGAAACGTTTTATCTGGAGCGGCCTCTGGCGGTGGTGCTAATAACGGTGGATCTTCAGGATCTTCAGGCCTTGGTCTATTGGGTCAATTCCTTGGAAACAGCGGCGGTGGTGCTGGAAGTCATGGACCAAGTAGCTCAGGTGGCCTTGGTGACATTTTTACATCGAAGAACTTCGGTGGCCTCTTCAATGAAAAACCATCTGGCTCATCATCGTCTTCTTCATCCAACGGTCAAAAGAGCTATCCAACTCAAGCTCCCTACAACTATGGAAagtaaacaattattattttcttttttattactgttatttttatatgcaatatatatttttatcaataatttttgtagagCACGAAAATGTAAtagaatattttactttttaataaaataattacaaaataattcttttttaattattatttttttttaaattaaacaaaattgtagaaattacaacaaaaaaagaataagaaaccAAAAGAAATCGAAAGTCGtaacaataatatattttttacaatgaaaaaaaataaatgtgaatattaaagtaaataaattcttataacTTAGgatcaaaaaatgtaattaattctaattattaaaatatgaaaaacaaaagcatttaaataaaattatagaacagaaaaaaaaaacaataaatttgtaaatctattaattaaatcaaaacaaaactcaagttaaataatgtaaataaaaaattattataaataaaaagttggtattgttataatttttcgaaatttacataaaaagaggtaagtcatacaaaaatgtttggttcagCTTGGATGACAGAAATGGTTTGTAcgaattttacttttattcttttttgtatattatttagaAATATGATTATAAGTTCTTATAATATCCAACtgtcaaacttaaaataagttCAGTGAGAggtcaatgattttttttaacacacaaTACTTattagatttgaattttctttgaatattaaaaacaaaacttaaaaacctaaGTCGAAAAATTTCGAAATATGATTTGAACGAAAGTTTCCTGCTAAATAAACTTAATGTACATGTCTTAAAAACTAGGCTAGAAAGCCTCATTTTTGACAAATGGGTGCAACCCTTAATATGCTCAAtgggtttaaattaaaatctataatcAAACCAAGATAAAAAGACAAACAGTtgctttaaatcaaaatttttgcaaattttttcaaaaactgattgttttgacaataacttatctcaaagtattagtctagtaaaaatataaaaatatgcctccgaataatttaaatttcgatTAAAATTGGTACAGGCAATAGAAATTCGTAgttaaaaagtaacaaaaagcCCCCGGAATTCCCATGTGTGAATAAAAAGTTGTTAAGGTTATTTGTAGAAAATTCTTATATAGACTGTAATTTATGAAATTTcgaaaattacgtttttttgcATGCAACTCCGTAGCTGAACACTTTAAACcaagtttatattttacaaatctacaatctttgttttatcttttaataaataaacaaataataaattaaaataatgttcatgaaatttggtaaaaacccaaaaaaaactatttcttaataacaaaatgttacaactttactttttttacaactttttagttacaacttacaacttttttagttaaaaacaattatttttatcaacatatttaaaaaagtgtccGTGCTAATTCTCATCAAATTATTCCGAAGCTTGAAGAATTTAATGTCACCTAAAATGATAGATAAATAGGACTGGAAGATAGAAACTTAGGGTGTTGTGGGGcttgaactaataaaaaagtAGTTTCCATGCCACATAAGACTATTACCATTGGCGAGTCGAATGAATAAACTTGTGAGtgtgagaaatttgtattaccgtCGGCAAATTTTGAACCGttgattcgacttaaatgtcatacatttttcgaaGTTTGGTGTCACTCTACTGTCGTTATCGAATTTTCGTTCATTTGAAAGTCATTCGTGTTATTTTTTGTCGAACGTTCATATTGTGTAAGAAAAGGTCGATGcttatgtaaaagaaatgtcggaaaataaaacaatgtaagttcatatgtatgcatatttcttttataaaataacatgaatCAACGCACTTTTTTCAGCTGCAagagaactaataaaaatcaCTACGAAAAGTTAGTCGAACTGATGGAACAGAACCCGAATAAAGCAAGAGGTGTTGGAGAGCttggttcttcaaaaaaaaaaaaaaggaatattgaGACCAATTTGCTACAATTGAGACCAACTCACTTGGTTCACCTACTcgcgattaaaaataaaaattaaatacgacCAAGGAACATTGAACGTTCTCCTCGTTGGTACCGCGTTTCAAGAACTGACTTAAGATTACTGGAGTTCCATTCAAAGGAATAATAGGCTGATCCAGGATATCTTGACTCAACACAACGAATACACATTTTATGGTCACACGCCTGAAAAACTTGcactaaaaaccaaaagctaCTCGAGAGGAAAAAACTTACTATCATTGTGCTTATGGGTACCGTAACACATCCTATTACTCCTGGTAGCCTGGccgtaaaaaaaatagtttcgtgCATTTTGTTTCTCATCGGTTGACATCTTGAGACTGATCCAAATTGGacataatttttcttcaattacacacacaacttcttttaatactaAGGAAATGGAGGATTGTGACGGACCTAAGTCTAAATCTTTTCCTACGCTGCTCTGATAACTCCCTCTAGCAAAAAATCTAAGGGCAGAAGTTAATTTTAGTATAGCAGGGATTAAGAAGGTGCTTGCATTTTTGAATCGGCCTTCCAACTTGTTTAATACGAATACACACGCTTCCTTATACAGTCGAAAATATGTTCTGCAACTTAAGgaatttattagaattaaaaaaaactttcagtaGGTACAAAATAGTTGGTCTACTTACAGATGTTTAAGGAGATCCAATAAATTAGAGTTGCCTCGAAAAGTATTCGATGCTTtctaacttttttctttaattttcgttttctctaaaaaacaattctatgttgcttatcattttggtttattttgtatttctattaaatttgaaaattttcagttcagcagtttttttgaaatttcatgagttgacgtttatttatgcctgttattttttttgtatggtagcactgaatttcgaactcgaattgTAAAGTTCGCCAACCGTGGTATATCGAATGTGTTAGTTCGCTAATGAAAATAACTCGCTTCGAACGTTCGATTCGCCAACTATAATAGGGGTTATAATCATTAGTGCGTagaactgtcatgctagaggtcttgggttcaatccctgcctgtgctatcttaagtatttttttcacgggtactgcctcccgaagaattgacaaatccttcaagattataatttttgttataaaaagtgctttctcaaattacccTTTAGACTGTAGGTCCCATCCCtttttgacaacattactcgcacacattaatggttaagagttgcaagtcactaggcaGGTTCTCAACGGGCTGTGATACCatctaatttttaacttcaaataggaagttattgtaatgggtccgatttgtcaaattgaaaactttgacatttctcgacgtttcaaggtctctagagtcgaaataaaagatttttagaaagatgtctgtgcgtacgtgtaTACAATTATACGGACTTACGTTcgcacgtccgtacgtccgtacgtttgcgacgttcgtgacgtttttttcgtcgtccatagctcaagaaccagaagagatatcgatttcaaataaattttgttacacagataataaagcagaaagaaagggctctcaagaaaattgcgtgagtgttttttttaccatagcagtttgaaaaaaggtgaatattttggttaaccctaaatatcttacgaaccaaaaacgctagagacttgaattaaattttatataatatattgtaacgtgatatcaaagaaatatatttttggaaaaaaaatccattgaacggtttgttttataaatcaaaaaaactgaaaaaaaatttgtcacctctaaaattgtacgacttaaatatgatttcatctccaaaacaattttgtgtaacgaagaaaaaaaattgattttcgattaaaatatcctttcaaaactttgagatattgtctttaatttacttttatctttcaa
This window contains:
- the LOC129945480 gene encoding uncharacterized protein LOC129945480 isoform X2, with product MRTSSSLSSMWSIMVVLILCTIANVNSYSKYGRGCGDIGCLPNEVCVLSHDACGIHQQNGKECGSYPTCKKSGAAPSSSNSGDENGPDSVASHSPSHNQGPSVPSAPSYHDSGSNSGGGGGFNGFSAGGHSLYPTLPNSNPNPQPNPPNHYPNPANGGYQPYNPYPSGGYQPAPPAGGGYPGYQGGGGYGGGGNGGYGGGGAYGGGAGGYNPQRPQPGQKEKSEGGGFFSNFLSNPLVNQAVTGIISGQISKALSGGGGANGGNGGNQPSGGYAPSGGYGQGGSTSGSSGSNFLGGLLGNVLSGAASGGGANNGGSSGSSGLGLLGQFLGNSGGGAGSHGPSSSGGLGDIFTSKNFGGLFNEKPSGSSSSSSSNGQKSYPTQAPYNYGK
- the LOC129945480 gene encoding uncharacterized protein LOC129945480 isoform X1, which translates into the protein MRTSSSLSSMWSIMVVLILCTIANVNSYSKYGRGCGDIGCLPNEVCVLSHDACGIHQQNGKECGSYPTCKKSGAAPSSSNSGGVKPSDENGPDSVASHSPSHNQGPSVPSAPSYHDSGSNSGGGGGFNGFSAGGHSLYPTLPNSNPNPQPNPPNHYPNPANGGYQPYNPYPSGGYQPAPPAGGGYPGYQGGGGYGGGGNGGYGGGGAYGGGAGGYNPQRPQPGQKEKSEGGGFFSNFLSNPLVNQAVTGIISGQISKALSGGGGANGGNGGNQPSGGYAPSGGYGQGGSTSGSSGSNFLGGLLGNVLSGAASGGGANNGGSSGSSGLGLLGQFLGNSGGGAGSHGPSSSGGLGDIFTSKNFGGLFNEKPSGSSSSSSSNGQKSYPTQAPYNYGK